In a single window of the Subtercola sp. PAMC28395 genome:
- a CDS encoding nucleoside triphosphate pyrophosphatase: MRLYLASTSPARLTLLRQAGIEPVVVPSNVDEDAAVAAVEAESGPLSAGALVILLARLKAEAVQDALPEGEPIDGFILGGDSAFEFDGVIYGKPHLPHVARERWLRHRGRSGVLHSGHWMIDHRLPQATPAAAFPAAGAVTSATVEFASDITEAEIDAYVATGEPLTVAGAFTIDGLAAPFITHISGAPSTVIGMSLPTLRDLLAELGVSWTDFWATA; this comes from the coding sequence ATGCGGCTCTATCTTGCTTCGACCTCACCCGCCCGCCTGACCTTGCTGCGCCAGGCCGGCATCGAACCGGTCGTCGTACCGTCGAACGTCGACGAAGACGCTGCGGTCGCTGCCGTCGAAGCCGAATCCGGGCCGCTTTCGGCCGGCGCACTCGTCATTCTGCTCGCCCGTCTGAAGGCCGAAGCCGTGCAGGACGCCCTGCCAGAGGGCGAACCGATCGACGGATTCATTCTCGGCGGCGATTCGGCCTTCGAGTTCGACGGCGTGATCTACGGCAAGCCGCACCTCCCCCACGTCGCCCGCGAGCGCTGGCTGCGGCACCGCGGCCGAAGCGGCGTGCTGCACAGCGGTCACTGGATGATCGACCACCGCCTGCCGCAGGCCACCCCTGCTGCGGCGTTCCCCGCCGCCGGCGCCGTCACCTCGGCCACCGTCGAATTCGCCTCCGACATCACCGAGGCCGAGATCGACGCCTACGTTGCAACAGGCGAGCCGCTCACTGTGGCCGGCGCCTTCACGATCGACGGACTCGCGGCACCCTTCATCACCCACATCTCGGGGGCACCCTCCACGGTGATCGGCATGTCACTGCCCACGCTCCGCGACCTCCTCGCCGAGCTCGGCGTGAGCTGGACCGACTTCTGGGCGACCGCCTGA
- a CDS encoding biotin carboxylase N-terminal domain-containing protein, whose translation MPRISKVVIANRGEIAVRVIRAARDSSIASVAVYADQDRDALHVQLADEAYALDGSTSAETYLVIEKILSIAKRSGADAVHPGYGFLAENASFAQAVLDAGLIWIGPSPDAIELLGDKVSARHIAERVGAPLAPGTIDPVSGAGEVLDFVALHGLPVAIKAAFGGGGRGLKVARTVEEIPELFESATREAIAAFGRGECFVEKYLDRPRHVETQCLADAHGNVVVVSTRDCSLQRRHQKLVEEAPAPFLSDAQNAELYRASKAILKEVGYVGAGTCEFLVAVDGTVSFLEVNTRLQVEHPVSEEVTGIDLVREQFRLAEGGILGYDDPAPRGHSFEFRINGEDAGRGFLPSPGPVHVFKAPGGPGVRVDSGVQAGDVISGSFDSLLAKLIVTGATREEALERSRRALDEFEVAGLPTVLPFHRAIVIDPAFAPDAGQPFSIYTRWIETDFDNTIEPWSGSLERDTPAQTRSTVVVEVDGKRIEVVLPDRLLNAASGGSAGAGFGPTLGPAPRRRAGGAAGRHSATGNAVKAPMQATIVKVAVSEGDKVVKGDLIVVLEAMKMEQPIQAHKDGVIGSIDATVGTTVSSGHRLLEIADHAA comes from the coding sequence ATGCCCCGAATTTCTAAAGTTGTGATTGCGAACCGCGGCGAGATCGCAGTGCGGGTGATCAGGGCAGCGCGCGACTCGTCGATCGCCTCTGTCGCTGTCTATGCCGACCAGGATCGCGACGCGCTGCACGTACAGCTTGCCGATGAGGCCTACGCACTCGACGGCTCAACGAGTGCCGAGACGTACCTCGTCATCGAGAAGATCCTGTCGATCGCCAAGAGGAGCGGCGCAGACGCCGTGCACCCGGGCTACGGCTTTCTCGCCGAGAACGCGAGCTTCGCCCAGGCCGTCCTCGACGCGGGCCTGATCTGGATCGGCCCCTCTCCCGACGCCATCGAACTGCTCGGCGACAAGGTCTCAGCGCGCCACATCGCTGAGCGTGTCGGCGCACCGCTGGCGCCCGGCACCATCGACCCCGTCTCCGGTGCCGGCGAAGTGCTCGATTTCGTCGCCCTGCACGGCCTGCCGGTCGCCATCAAGGCGGCATTCGGCGGCGGAGGTCGTGGGTTGAAGGTCGCCCGCACCGTCGAGGAGATCCCCGAGCTGTTCGAGTCCGCAACACGCGAGGCGATCGCCGCCTTCGGCCGCGGCGAGTGTTTCGTCGAGAAGTACCTCGACCGCCCCCGGCACGTCGAGACCCAGTGCCTGGCCGACGCCCACGGCAACGTCGTCGTCGTGTCGACACGCGACTGCTCGCTGCAGCGTCGGCACCAGAAGCTCGTCGAAGAGGCCCCGGCGCCGTTCCTCAGCGACGCGCAGAATGCCGAGCTCTACCGCGCCTCGAAGGCGATCCTGAAAGAGGTCGGCTACGTCGGCGCCGGCACCTGCGAGTTTCTCGTAGCCGTCGATGGAACGGTGTCGTTCCTCGAGGTGAACACGCGTCTTCAGGTCGAGCATCCGGTGTCTGAAGAAGTCACCGGCATCGACCTGGTTCGCGAACAGTTCCGTCTCGCAGAGGGCGGCATCCTCGGGTACGACGACCCTGCGCCCCGCGGGCACTCCTTCGAATTCCGCATCAACGGTGAAGATGCCGGCCGAGGCTTCCTGCCGAGCCCCGGGCCCGTCCACGTCTTCAAGGCGCCCGGTGGCCCCGGCGTTCGCGTCGATTCCGGCGTTCAGGCCGGCGACGTCATCTCCGGGTCATTCGACTCGCTGCTCGCCAAGCTCATCGTCACCGGTGCCACGCGCGAAGAGGCCCTTGAGCGCTCGCGCCGCGCTCTCGACGAGTTCGAGGTCGCCGGTCTCCCGACCGTGCTGCCCTTCCACCGGGCGATCGTGATCGACCCGGCATTCGCTCCGGATGCTGGCCAACCCTTCAGCATCTACACCCGCTGGATCGAGACCGACTTCGACAACACGATCGAACCGTGGAGCGGCTCCCTCGAACGCGACACTCCCGCCCAGACCCGCAGTACTGTCGTCGTCGAGGTCGATGGCAAGCGCATCGAGGTGGTGCTCCCCGACAGGCTGCTGAACGCGGCGTCCGGCGGCAGCGCGGGTGCCGGTTTCGGGCCCACTCTCGGCCCGGCCCCCCGGCGACGTGCGGGCGGCGCAGCGGGTCGTCACTCTGCCACCGGCAACGCGGTCAAGGCCCCCATGCAGGCGACGATCGTGAAGGTCGCTGTTTCAGAGGGCGACAAGGTCGTCAAGGGCGACCTCATCGTCGTGCTCGAGGCCATGAAGATGGAGCAGCCCATCCAGGCACACAAAGACGGGGTGATCGGCTCGATCGACGCCACCGTGGGCACAACGGTGTCGTCGGGTCACCGCCTCCTCGAGATCGCCGATCACGCGGCCTGA